In the genome of Nicoliella spurrieriana, the window TATTACTCATGAAGTAAAGGCCACTATAAAGCACAATTGGCCTAGTGGTCAAAGTCCGCATCTCATCAGCCCAAGCAGAAGTTGCTGAATTCAATGTGCTCGTACTCATCCCATTGGTTTGTTCAAGATCATTTACGTAGAACCGGGCGTTTGGCACCCGATTATAAAGTGTCTGCGCTTCCCCCTGGGCCTGTGCAACGGAGTTATATAAACTATAACTATAAACCCCGTATGGCACATTATACTTATCTAACAACTTAATGTTATTTTGATAAACTTTATCAGCATAGTTACTACCATACTGAACCCGGATAATTACAAAGCTAGCTTCCTTCTTTAATTGTTGAACTTGAGAATCAGTCATCGTCTTTTGCCATTCTGATAAATCATAGGCTGGATTCATCGAAACAGCAGCTTTAACGGTGGGATTTGGTTTTCCTAATGTCGCAACATTAACAATTCCTAAAGTAACGATTCCAGTGGATAATACCAGTCCCGCTTTCGTTAGTACATGTCTTATTTTCTTCATATTTAGGATCCCTTTTCACTTAATTACTTTGCGTCAATTGCAGCCTGCAATGCAGCTTCCGGAGTACTTCCGGAAACCTTATGCACAGTAGCTCCTTCTTGCCACTTAACGGTCGTTTCATTTGAATCAATGTCAGCACTTACGTGTCCATAACCGTCTGGAACTGGGAGGGTATGGGTTTGCAAGTAAGCAACCATTTGCTTAGCAGCTGGGGTGGCAGTATCACTAACGTTAACCTCAGTCCCCCGAACCGTTAATGACCAACGGCCCATGTTAAAGCTAACAAAGACCTGGCCGGCACCAGCATCTTTCACCCCGGTAATTCCGCTTCCTAAGTTCACGGTTGGTAATCCGGATGTCGATGCTTTAGATTGGTAGCCCACGCTGTTTTTAGCAGCTTCCCTACTAGCGTAAGTTTTCGAGGAAACTGGGTTCCCACTAGTAGCGCTACTAGCACTTTCACTACTACTTGAACTAGCCACACTATCACTTGAACTAGCGGCACTAGAGGAGCTAGCGCTAGAACTGGAACTAGCCTTTGAACTAGTCGTTTTATCACTACTTTTAACAGAAGTAGATTGACTGTTCTTCATCGAAGCATTTTGATTGTCATTATTTTTGCTTCCACAACCAGCTAACAGTAGCCCTAAGATGGCCACTGGAATTAATTTTTGATATGTTTTCATTATTAAACTTTACCTCCTGAACGGTAAACATGATTTGTACATAGTATAACAAATTACCGTCCAAAATAAACATTAGTCATGATTTTTTAACTTATCGTAACCAATTGCAACTACGTAAAAAGCGCTTTCTATCGCTGCTATGAAGAAACTAACTGGCCAATTTGTAATGTAACTGAAATATAAACCGGCCCAGGTTCCAACTAGCGAAAAGAGGAACGTTAAGAAAATCATCCCCCAAACATTATGCACAAAATACTTGGCGGCAGAAGCTGGAATCGTTAATAATGCAAAGATTAATAACGATCCCACAATTTGGGCCGTCACACTAACAGTGGATGCAAGTAATATCAAAAAAATGATTGAAATCACAGTATCATAACCAGCATTAAAGTGCGATCCGGTCCCATCAAATGAATTATACTTCAATCGACGGTAAATCAACAGAATTGCGATAATAATAATGATGCTTAGGATAATTAGGGTCTTTAAGTCATTCACGCCGATTCCAACAATGCTCCCAAATAAAATATTCGTGGCATAACTGGACTGGGTATTAGCTAGTGATAGAAATAATATCCCCAGACCAATGAATAATCCGGAAAAGACACTAATTGAAGACTCACGCCGGCTAACCCGGTTACCAACGGTCCCAATCATTAGTGAACTGAGAATCGTAAAGATTAACATCCCAATTACAGGTGAAGTGCCTAGAAACAATCCAAATGCAGCCCCCGCAAAACCAATTTCCGATAATGTATGGGTAAAGAAAGACGTCTTTCTAGAAACTACAAACACGCCCATGAATCCACATAGGATTGAAATAAAGAAACTGGCAATAAAACCATACCTCATAAACGCATAAGCTAACATTATGCTTGTCCCCCCTTTACTCGGTGCATTTCACCATGGTGATTAGCAATCTCTAAGTCGTAATCACCAAACCGGTTGATTAATTCAGGGTCGTGGGTAATGAACATAACTGCAGCTCCCGTTCGTTTAATAATATCAACGACCACTTGAAGGAGGTACACCCGCGATTGCTTGTCCAAACTAGCGGTCGTTTCATCTAGAATCAATAGTTTAGGATCCGTCACTAGTGCCTGCGCTAGGTAGGCCCGTTGCTTTTGCCCACCGGAAGCACGCCCCAGTGGCTCATTTTCAATTTCAGTTAATTTAGTAATCTTGAGCACGTTTTCGATTCGGTCTTTTTCTGATTTAGTCAACCATGGTAAAAAAGAATTTTGCAAGCTCAAGCTCACAAAATCCTTTATTTTTAACGGATAATCGTCATCTACATTCCGAAATTGTGGAACGTATTGAACTTGATCCGGCCGAACCAAAAAGTGGACTTGTTTAGTTGAATTCCGTTTATGTTTAAGCAATGCCTTTACTAAAGTGGTCTTCCCCACCCCGTTTTCACCGGTAACACAGGTTAATGCACCACCGTAAACATTAAATGAAAGATCATTGATCAAAATCCGGTCTTCAACCGCAACATCAAGATGTTGAACAGTCAGCACTTTTGATTTCAATTGATTTATTTCTCCTTTTGAATCGCCAATAATTGTTTATATTGAGATGCCATCCAGTCTTTATAGTCCATTCCATCAGGCATCGTCTCAGTAACCTTTAGCACTGGGACTTTGTATTGATGGGCCATCTTAACTAGGTTTTGGACAACTTTATCACTGGCTTGGCTATTATCAACGAAGAACGCAATCTTCTTATTTTTAATATCATTTTGAATTTCCTTGATATCGGAAGGTGAAGGATCGGTTCCCTTTTCAACTGACTTAGCATAGCCATTGTCAGCAACCTTGTAACCCATTTCTTGTAATGAGTAATCAAAGACGGGTTCACTAACCCCAACGTTCTTATTCTTAGTATTATTAGCCTTAATTTGGTCAACTAACTTCAT includes:
- a CDS encoding metal ABC transporter permease, with amino-acid sequence MLAYAFMRYGFIASFFISILCGFMGVFVVSRKTSFFTHTLSEIGFAGAAFGLFLGTSPVIGMLIFTILSSLMIGTVGNRVSRRESSISVFSGLFIGLGILFLSLANTQSSYATNILFGSIVGIGVNDLKTLIILSIIIIIAILLIYRRLKYNSFDGTGSHFNAGYDTVISIIFLILLASTVSVTAQIVGSLLIFALLTIPASAAKYFVHNVWGMIFLTFLFSLVGTWAGLYFSYITNWPVSFFIAAIESAFYVVAIGYDKLKNHD
- a CDS encoding ATP-binding cassette domain-containing protein produces the protein MKSKVLTVQHLDVAVEDRILINDLSFNVYGGALTCVTGENGVGKTTLVKALLKHKRNSTKQVHFLVRPDQVQYVPQFRNVDDDYPLKIKDFVSLSLQNSFLPWLTKSEKDRIENVLKITKLTEIENEPLGRASGGQKQRAYLAQALVTDPKLLILDETTASLDKQSRVYLLQVVVDIIKRTGAAVMFITHDPELINRFGDYDLEIANHHGEMHRVKGGQA